The Cyprinus carpio isolate SPL01 chromosome A5, ASM1834038v1, whole genome shotgun sequence genome has a segment encoding these proteins:
- the sat2b gene encoding diamine acetyltransferase 2b: MRFTICAAKPEDCKDIARMIMELAVYEKMPDQVKISHKELERDGFGPNPFYQCLVAEVPEEHKSKDGHTKVGYALFFYTYSTWKGRTVYMEDLYVMPEYRGKGMGKALIATVAKVAKEQHCVRLQFSVLDWNKPSLDFYLSKGAEDLTAKEGWHFLRFHGIALDNLAQEAP, encoded by the exons ATGAGGTTTACTATTTGTGCAGCCAAACCTGAAGACTGTAAAGATATAGCGCGCATGATTATG GAATTGGCCGTTTATGAAAAGATGCCCGACCAAGTGAAGATATCCCATAAAG AGTTGGAGAGGGATGGATTTGGCCCCAATCCTTTTTACCAGTGTCTTGTAGCTGAGGTACCGGAGGAGCACAAGTCTAAAGATG GACATACCAAGGTTGGCTATGCTCTCTTCTTCTATACGTACAGCACTTGGAAAGGGAGGACTGTGTATATGGAAGATCTGTATGTGATGCCAGAGTACAGAG GTAAAGGCATGGGAAAGGCTTTAATTGCAACTGTTGCCAAA gtGGCCAAAGAGCAGCATTGTGTGCGTTTACAGTTCTCTGTACTAGACTGGAACAAGCCCTCTCTAGACTTTTATTTGTCTAAAGGCGCAGAGGACCTCACAGCTAAAGAGGGATGGCATTTTCTCCGCTTTCATGGAATAGCTCTGGATAATCTAGCACAGGAAGCACCTTAA